Proteins co-encoded in one secondary endosymbiont of Trabutina mannipara genomic window:
- the ruvC gene encoding crossover junction endodeoxyribonuclease RuvC — protein sequence MTVILGIDPGSRITGYGIVSNNGHKLNYLGSGCIQTNVKYFPGRLKLIYAGISKIITQFQPNCIAVEQVFIAKNADSALKLGHARGVVIVAAINLDLPIFEYTARQVKQTVVGIGSADKIQVQHMVRSLLNLSYNNIQADSADALAIAITHCYFSQNHYSR from the coding sequence ATGACTGTGATTTTAGGAATTGACCCTGGTTCGCGTATTACCGGCTATGGCATTGTGAGTAATAATGGGCATAAACTTAATTATTTAGGAAGTGGTTGTATTCAAACAAACGTAAAATATTTTCCAGGTCGTTTAAAGCTTATATATGCAGGAATAAGTAAAATTATAACTCAATTTCAGCCTAATTGCATAGCAGTTGAGCAGGTATTTATAGCAAAAAATGCTGATTCGGCACTAAAGCTTGGTCATGCACGTGGTGTAGTAATAGTAGCTGCAATCAACCTAGATTTACCTATATTTGAATACACAGCTCGTCAGGTTAAACAGACTGTAGTTGGAATAGGTTCCGCAGATAAAATTCAGGTACAACATATGGTACGTAGTCTATTGAATCTATCGTATAATAATATACAGGCAGACTCTGCAGATGCTTTA